The DNA sequence CAGACGACGCACGATCTCGATGTAGGTCTCGGTCGCAAAAGTCTGTAGGCCCCGGAATTCACCACCCCCTCCGTAGGGCTCCTCGTAGGGCTCTCTCATCCAGCCGCCCTCGAAGCCTCCATCCACGCCCAGCTTGATGCCCGAAACCCGAAGCCAATCGTCCCCCTCGTCGGGACGAAGGCCGAAGCGGTCAAGCGTCGTCTCGAGCTCGTTCGGATCCTGCGCCGGATCGATTCGAAGGAGCATGCTGACACGGATCGTAAGGAGACCGCGCTCTTTCAATGTCTCCACGGCGCGATAGAGCTCGGGGCTCCCACTGGCGAAGCGTGCGCTCGTCAATCCCGCTTCGTTCAGCCGGTGGAGCTCGGCCGCCATGTCCCGGAGTCGACTCTCGGCATCAGAGCTCTCGTTCCGGGGAAGCTCGGCGAGCCGCTTCGCGCTATCGACGAGCTCACCGTTCAAACGCCCGTCCGGGTAGCGGCCGACCCGCCCTCCATCGGGAGATGGGGTCGATTCGTCGATTTTCCATTTCGAGAGCGCGGCGCTGTTGAGGATGACCTCGTGGCCCCCGCGCACTACGACCACGGGATGTTCCGACGTGGCTCGATCGAGATCGTCTCGAAACGGAAGGCGCTGTTCTCTGAGCTGGCCCTCGTGCCAGTCACTGTTCGTCACCACGAGCTCTCCCGGAGGCGTTTCCCGCGCCCGGCGGGCAATGGCGTCGATCACTTCCTGAAGGTTTCGGGTACGAGACAGGTCCACGCCCGGTCCACCCCCGATGCCGTGGTAGTGGTTGTCGGCGAACCCGGGAGCCACGGTCTTGCCTCCGAGGTCGACGCGGCGCGTTCGGGGCCCGGCGAAGGCATCTACCTCGGCGTTCGTTCCCGTGGCCACGATCCGGTCGCCTCGAACGGCGATCGCCTCGACGACGCCCCTCGGCTCGAGAGTCACCACCCGGCCGTTGACGAGGACGGTATCCGCCGGCTCGGGTTGATAGCCGCTCAAGACCGCAAACAAAAGGGCATATTTCATCGCGTTAGCCTCGTCTTCTTCGCCGAGCCACCTCGGCGTCAGTCCTTCTTGCCGAGTGCCCGGCCGAGCCGTCCGATCTCCTCGATTCGGCTCTTGAGTCGCTTCTCGAACCCTTCTTCCGTCGGCTCGTAGTAGGCCCGTCCGAGAAGTCGTTCGGGCAGACACTCCATCGCCGTGAGCCTCGTCGGGTGGTCGTGGGCGTGCTCGTAGCCCCGGCCGTATCCCCACTCTCGCATGGCTTTGGTCACCGGGTTGCGAAGCTGCAGAGGTACGGGCTCGGTCGCGTCTTCGAGCGCATCTTTGGCCGCTTTGCCATAGCCGAGATACAGGGCGTTCGACTTGGGAGCGAGCGCGAGGTAGACGACCGCCTGGGCGAGAGCCAGTTTGCCTTCGGGCAGTCCGATGAAATGAAAGGCCTCCTTCGCCGCCACCGCCACGGCCAGAGCACCGGGCTCGGCGAGTCCCACGTCCTCCGAGGCAAAGCGCACGAGTCGCCGAGCCACGTAGAGTGGATCTTCACCCGCCTCGAGCATTCTCGCGAGCCAGTAGAGGCTCGCATTCACGTCCGAGCTCCGCAGCGA is a window from the Vicinamibacteria bacterium genome containing:
- a CDS encoding amidohydrolase, whose protein sequence is MKYALLFAVLSGYQPEPADTVLVNGRVVTLEPRGVVEAIAVRGDRIVATGTNAEVDAFAGPRTRRVDLGGKTVAPGFADNHYHGIGGGPGVDLSRTRNLQEVIDAIARRARETPPGELVVTNSDWHEGQLREQRLPFRDDLDRATSEHPVVVVRGGHEVILNSAALSKWKIDESTPSPDGGRVGRYPDGRLNGELVDSAKRLAELPRNESSDAESRLRDMAAELHRLNEAGLTSARFASGSPELYRAVETLKERGLLTIRVSMLLRIDPAQDPNELETTLDRFGLRPDEGDDWLRVSGIKLGVDGGFEGGWMREPYEEPYGGGGEFRGLQTFATETYIEIVRRLNRRGWRVATHAVGDAAIDLVLDAYERANEDQSIVGRRFTIEHGFIPREDQFPRIRALGVHLSAQHHLYLAAPSLEKYWGGSRARWVTPLRAYLDAGIPVSLGTDSPVAPYHPLGVLYHFVTRDTLSAGTMGEDQRISREEALRAMSLGNAALDFSEDERGSLAPGKLADLVVLSRDILTCGAREILGTEVKLTMVGGRFVFEESP